The Streptomyces sp. NBC_00659 genomic interval ACAGCCACGTAAAGAGATGTGACACGACCTCGACACACGGTGCGCACCGGCGCCCCCGGTCCGGTGAAGGTCAAGAAACCCCCGGGCGCGGGCAATCCCCTCGTCACGCGGTGAGAAGCTGTGGCCTGACCGGCGTATTCAGGGCGGGAGGGCATCCTCGGCCGCGCCCTTCCCCGACCGGAGGTACATCGAGCATGACCGTCACCAAGGAAGCCCCGCCGCCGGTCCGGCGCCAGGACGCGGACGACCAGGGCCGGCAGGGCTGGCACCTCGACTCCCCGCTCGCCCTGACCATGCTCCTGCTGCTGGTCGTCGCGTCGCAGGGGCCGATCCGCGGAGCGCTGTCCGCACCGGTGATGCAGAGCTGGATGACCGTGTTCGTCGCGGTGGTGGTCCAGGCCCTGCCCTTCCTCGTCCTCGGCGTCCTGCTGTCCGCGGTCATCGCGGTGTTCGTCCCGCCGTCGTTCTTCGCCCGAGCGCTGCCGAAGCGGCCGGCGCTCGCGGTGCCGGTCGCAGGGATGGCCGGGGCGGTCCTGCCCGGCTGCGAGTGCGCCTCCGTACCGGTCGCGGGGGCGCTGGTGCGCCGCGGGGTCACCCCGGCCGCGGCCCTGGCGTTCCTGCTGTCCGCCCCGGCGATCAACCCGATCGTGCTGACCGCGACGGCCGTCGCCTTCCCCCGCAACCCCGAGATGGTTCTCGCCCGCTTCGTGGCCAGTCTCCTCGTGGCCTGTTCGATGGGCTGGCTGTGGCAGCGTCTCGGCCGCAGCGACTGGCTGCGCCCACCGGCCCGCCCCGCGCACGACGGCCTCGGCAAGGGGGCCGCGTTCTGGGGCTCGGTGCGGCACGACGTCATGCACGCGGGCGGGTTCCTCGTGCTGGGCGCGATGGCCGCCGCGACGCTCAAGTCCGTCGTACCGGCGAGCTGGCTGCACGCCGCGGCCGGGAATCCGGTGGTGTCCGTCCTGGCCCTGGCGGTCCTGGCCGTGCTCCTGTCGATCTGCTCCGAGGCCGACGCCTTCGTCGTCGCCTCGCTGACCCAGTTCTCGCTCACCGCCCGGCTGGCGTTCCTCGTCGTCGGCCCGATGATCGACCTGAAGCTCTTCGCCATGCAGGTCGGCACGTTCGGCCGCGGCTTCGCGGCACGGTTCGCGCCCACCACCTTCGCCCTGGCGATCCTCATGTCCGTACTGATCGGGGCGGTGCTCCTGTGAACCGGCAGGCCCAGGCGGCCGTACTCTTCCTCCTCGGCGCGGCGGTGCTGCACGCGAGCGTCACGGATCTCTATCTGCGGTACGTCAAGGCCGGGTTGCGGCCCCTGCTGCTCGCGGCCGGTGTGGTGCTCATCGTCACGGCCCTCGCCACGGTCTGGTACGAGGTACGCGAACACCGGAAGGCCTCCGCCGACCGGTCCGGCGACGGACACGACGCCGAGGACATGCACGGGCACGGGCACGAAGACGCCGAGCACGGGCACGGACAGGGGCAGGACACCGAGCACGGGCACGGACACACGCATCGGGAACCGCGGATCTCATGGCTCCTCGTCCTCCCGCTGCTCGCGCTCATCCTGGTCGCCCCGCCCGCCCTCGGCTCCTACAGCGCGATGCGCACCGGTACGGCACTCCAGGCCCCCTTCGGCTACGCCAAGCTGCCCGCCGGTGACCCGGTCCCCCTCGGACTGGTCGACTACGCGAGCAGGGCGGCGTACGGCCACGGCCGCTCCCTCGACGGCCGGCAGGTCAAGATCACCGGTTTCGTCGCGCTCGACAGCGCCGGCGCTCCCTATCTCGTCCGCATGGCCCTCAACTGCTGTGCCGCCGACGCCCAGCCGGTCAAGATCGGCCTGTCCGGACAGATTCCGCCCGTCCTGCGGCCCGACACCTGGCTCGAAGTCACCGGCCGCTACACGCCCAAGCGCACGAAGGACCCGGTCAACGGCGGGCTCATCCCGTACCTCGACGTCAGCTCGGCGAGGCCGGTCCCGACGCCGCGCGATCCGTACGACGAGAGCTGGAACAACTGAGCCGAGAGGGGCGGGACGGATCCACGACGGCCCGCCCCGGGCTCAGTCCTTCCGCTCCGGGAGATAGCTCGCCAGACCACGCAGGATGATCTCCAGACCGATGTCGAACCGCTCGTCGGAGGAGTCCGTCACCATCACCCCGGCCAGGGCACGCAGATGGGGGAAGTCCGCCGCAGGCAGGGACGCGAAGTAGTTCTGCATCTCGTCGGCCATCTCACGCCAGTCGGGGCGGGCCAGGGAGGAACCGTCACCGCCGTGCCGGGCGGCCCGGTCCTGCCACATGCCCTCCTCCAGGACGAACCCGTCGATGTAGGTGGAGATGAGGTCACCGGCCTCCGCCGCGATGCGGTCGGGCAGTCCGGCGGTGCGGAAGACGGCGAGCAACGCCTCGACGTGCGGCAGCAGTTCGGCGGTGAAGGGGACATGGGCCATGGAGATCCTGGCCATGTCGCGATGGGACAACAGACGCTGCCGCCCGACGCGGGCGTAGTCCCGCACCTGCTCCCGCCACCGCTCCGGGTCGGGTTCGGGCATCGTGAAGCCGTCGAAGAGCCGGGTGTACATCAGCTCCAGGAGGTCGTCCTTGGAGCTGACGTAGGCGTAGAGGGCGGAGACCGCGACCTCCAGTTCGGCCGCCACCTGACGCATCGACAGCTTGTCGAGACCGGACCGGTCCAGCACGACGAAGGCGGCCTCGACGATGCGTTCGCGCGAGAGCGGCGCGCGCACCGGGGTGACGCGGGCTCGGACGGGACGCTCGCGCTCCCAGGGGGACGGCGGGGGTGATTCGGGGGTGCCGGCGGCCGCGTCACTCATGACGACAGTCTAGGCGTCGGAGAGCAGCGTTCTCCCCTGGAGAGCGGCGTTCACCACCACCCAACGCGATATATCTTGTCGTCGTCGCGGAGTTGCGCTATATCTTAATGAACGCCGTTCTCTTGCCGAGCAGTGTTCTGTTGATGATCACTGTTCTGTTAGGGTGAACGGTGTTCACCGGCGTCTCGTCCGCTGCTTCTCCCTCGTGACGGCAAGCCGGGCAGCCACATCCATCCGCCCCACCGCGCCCCGGCCGTACCCCGGCGCGGCCTCTTCGCGAGGAGTTCCCGATGTCCACCACCGGTGTCGCGTCCGCCGAGACGCCCATCGACTCACCAGCGCCCTACCGGTGGCGCTGGGCTGCGCTGTTCGTGATCCTCGCGGCCGAGGTGATGGATCTCCTCGACGCCGTCGTCACGAACATCGCCGGTCCCTCCATGCGGGCCGACCTCGGCGGCGGCGCCTCCACACTCCAGTGGCTCGCCGCCGCCTACACCCTCTCGATGGCCGTCGGGCTCGTCACCGGAGGACGGCTCGGGGACATTCACGGTCGCCGCACGATGTTCCTGGTCGGAGCCGCC includes:
- a CDS encoding TetR/AcrR family transcriptional regulator; protein product: MSDAAAGTPESPPPSPWERERPVRARVTPVRAPLSRERIVEAAFVVLDRSGLDKLSMRQVAAELEVAVSALYAYVSSKDDLLELMYTRLFDGFTMPEPDPERWREQVRDYARVGRQRLLSHRDMARISMAHVPFTAELLPHVEALLAVFRTAGLPDRIAAEAGDLISTYIDGFVLEEGMWQDRAARHGGDGSSLARPDWREMADEMQNYFASLPAADFPHLRALAGVMVTDSSDERFDIGLEIILRGLASYLPERKD
- a CDS encoding permease, whose amino-acid sequence is MTVTKEAPPPVRRQDADDQGRQGWHLDSPLALTMLLLLVVASQGPIRGALSAPVMQSWMTVFVAVVVQALPFLVLGVLLSAVIAVFVPPSFFARALPKRPALAVPVAGMAGAVLPGCECASVPVAGALVRRGVTPAAALAFLLSAPAINPIVLTATAVAFPRNPEMVLARFVASLLVACSMGWLWQRLGRSDWLRPPARPAHDGLGKGAAFWGSVRHDVMHAGGFLVLGAMAAATLKSVVPASWLHAAAGNPVVSVLALAVLAVLLSICSEADAFVVASLTQFSLTARLAFLVVGPMIDLKLFAMQVGTFGRGFAARFAPTTFALAILMSVLIGAVLL
- a CDS encoding TIGR03943 family putative permease subunit; protein product: MNRQAQAAVLFLLGAAVLHASVTDLYLRYVKAGLRPLLLAAGVVLIVTALATVWYEVREHRKASADRSGDGHDAEDMHGHGHEDAEHGHGQGQDTEHGHGHTHREPRISWLLVLPLLALILVAPPALGSYSAMRTGTALQAPFGYAKLPAGDPVPLGLVDYASRAAYGHGRSLDGRQVKITGFVALDSAGAPYLVRMALNCCAADAQPVKIGLSGQIPPVLRPDTWLEVTGRYTPKRTKDPVNGGLIPYLDVSSARPVPTPRDPYDESWNN